One genomic segment of Theobroma cacao cultivar B97-61/B2 chromosome 6, Criollo_cocoa_genome_V2, whole genome shotgun sequence includes these proteins:
- the LOC108662452 gene encoding uncharacterized protein LOC108662452 — protein MGDTMKKNRNDGPIFKVGFEKAFDSVAWEFLNYVMTTMGFGCRCCMWIQACINIAFIFALVNGSFPRNMAIGRGLRQDYPLSPILFNLMVKVFSLMMYKVINSQLVKGVESVVEAWADQINCKASKLPSIYLGLPLRFKQNSINIWQLVVQRFESKLAL, from the exons ATGGGTGACACCATGAAAAAGAATAGAAATGATGGTCCCATCTTCAAGGTGGGCTTCGAGAAAGCTTTTGATAGTGTTGCTTGGGAGTTCCTTAACTACGTCATGACCACCATGGGTTTTGGTTGCAGATGCTGTATGTGGATACAGGCTTGCATTAACATTGCCTTTATCTTTGCTCTTGTTAATGGATCCTTTCCTAGAAATATGGCAATAGGTAGAGGACTTAGGCAAGACTATCCCCTTTCTCCAATACTCTTTAACTTAATGGTGAAGGTTTTCAGCTTGATGATGTACAAGGTGATTAACAGCCAACTTGTTAAAGGTGTTGAG AGTGTTGTGGAAGCATGGGCTGACCAAATCAACTGTAAGGCTAGTAAGCTACCCTCTATCTACTTAGGCCTTCCATTAAGGTTTAAACAGAATTCTATCAATATATGGCAACTGGTTGTTCAACGGTTTGAGAGTAAGCTAGCCTTATGA